In Salinigranum marinum, one DNA window encodes the following:
- a CDS encoding class I SAM-dependent methyltransferase: MRSVLSAAERTKFDERPDQTFYEQPRFVTHADDAFCARLTDLYGEVLEPGDRVLDAMSSWVSHLPDESYEVVGHGLNAEELAANDRLDEWFVQDLNADQDLSYPDAAFDAVCCALSVQYLEFPGRVFAEFRRVLAPDGVLVVSFSNRLFPTKAVRAWRAATMDERIALLDRYLDAAGGFERRTVIRERPGADPFYAVVAGGVAADSRLPTGAGHLDREGGGDGIDD; this comes from the coding sequence ATGCGGTCCGTTCTCTCGGCCGCCGAGCGAACCAAGTTCGACGAGCGGCCCGATCAGACGTTCTACGAGCAGCCGCGGTTCGTCACCCACGCCGACGACGCGTTCTGCGCGCGGCTAACCGACCTCTACGGCGAGGTGCTCGAACCGGGCGACCGCGTCCTCGACGCGATGAGTAGCTGGGTGTCGCACCTGCCCGACGAGTCGTACGAGGTGGTCGGCCACGGGCTGAACGCCGAGGAACTCGCCGCGAACGACCGGCTCGACGAGTGGTTCGTCCAGGACCTCAACGCCGACCAGGACCTCTCGTATCCGGACGCCGCGTTCGACGCCGTCTGCTGTGCGCTGTCCGTCCAGTACCTCGAGTTCCCGGGCCGGGTGTTCGCCGAGTTCCGCCGCGTGCTCGCGCCCGACGGCGTCCTCGTCGTCAGTTTCTCGAACCGGCTGTTCCCGACGAAAGCCGTCCGGGCGTGGCGCGCCGCCACGATGGACGAACGTATCGCCCTGCTCGACCGGTATCTCGACGCCGCCGGCGGGTTCGAGCGACGGACGGTGATCCGGGAACGGCCGGGGGCTGATCCGTTTTACGCCGTCGTGGCCGGAGGTGTCGCGGCCGACTCGCGGCTCCCCACGGGAGCGGGCCACCTGGATCGCGAGGGCGGAGGAGACGGGATCGACGACTGA
- a CDS encoding phosphoribosylamine--glycine ligase, translating to MEPKNFLFCSLDAALLTDVAWHVHAEGHDVKYYIEAESDQEIGDGFVPKTDDWRAEVAWADVIVFDDIWVGTEVGTGALAQELRAEGKAVVGGTPDTDRLEEDRGYAMEVLESHGVNTVDHRVFEDFDAAIAHIEANPAPYVVKPLGEVQNVKRLLYVGDDDDGSDVVDVLRAYKKAWGHRMKGFQLQRKVEGVEIAVCGFFNGERFVEPINFNFEHKKLFPGNIGPSTGEMGTSMFWGGRNKLFEETFGKLEGWLAEEGYVGSIDINCIVNETGIYPLEFTPRFGYPTIVLQQESMITPTGEFFFDLAHGNDPGLEAHRGYQVAVRVCLPPFPFTDEATFAENSRNAAVVFETESREGIHLEDAKKIDGQWRVAGDNGMPIVVTGKGDTMQAAREQAYGRIDDIVMPNMYYRDDIGERWINGEGDRLLAWGYLGPQS from the coding sequence ATGGAGCCGAAGAACTTCCTGTTCTGCTCGCTCGACGCCGCGCTCCTCACGGACGTCGCCTGGCACGTCCACGCCGAGGGCCACGACGTGAAGTACTACATCGAGGCCGAGAGCGACCAGGAGATCGGCGACGGTTTCGTGCCGAAAACCGACGACTGGCGGGCGGAGGTCGCGTGGGCCGACGTGATCGTCTTCGACGACATCTGGGTCGGGACCGAGGTCGGCACGGGCGCGCTCGCACAGGAGCTGCGCGCCGAGGGGAAGGCCGTCGTCGGCGGGACGCCCGACACGGATCGACTCGAGGAGGACCGTGGGTACGCGATGGAGGTCCTGGAGTCCCACGGCGTGAACACTGTCGACCACCGGGTGTTCGAGGATTTCGACGCCGCCATCGCCCACATCGAAGCCAACCCCGCGCCGTACGTCGTCAAACCGCTCGGGGAGGTCCAGAACGTCAAGCGCTTGCTGTACGTCGGCGACGACGACGACGGCAGCGACGTCGTGGACGTCCTGCGTGCCTACAAGAAAGCCTGGGGTCACCGCATGAAGGGCTTCCAGTTGCAGCGGAAGGTCGAGGGCGTCGAGATCGCCGTCTGTGGCTTCTTCAACGGCGAGCGTTTCGTCGAGCCGATCAATTTCAATTTCGAACACAAGAAGCTCTTTCCGGGGAACATCGGCCCGTCGACCGGCGAGATGGGCACGTCGATGTTCTGGGGCGGGCGGAACAAACTGTTCGAGGAGACGTTCGGCAAGCTCGAAGGCTGGCTCGCCGAGGAGGGCTACGTGGGGAGCATCGACATCAACTGCATCGTCAACGAGACGGGCATCTACCCGCTCGAGTTCACGCCGCGATTCGGCTATCCAACGATCGTCCTCCAGCAGGAGTCGATGATCACCCCGACGGGGGAGTTCTTCTTCGACCTCGCGCACGGGAACGATCCCGGCCTGGAGGCCCACCGCGGCTACCAGGTCGCGGTCCGGGTCTGTCTGCCCCCGTTTCCGTTCACCGACGAGGCGACGTTCGCGGAGAACTCCCGCAACGCGGCAGTCGTCTTCGAAACCGAGAGCCGTGAGGGAATCCACCTCGAAGACGCAAAGAAAATTGACGGGCAATGGCGTGTCGCAGGCGACAACGGGATGCCCATCGTCGTGACGGGTAAAGGGGACACAATGCAGGCTGCACGAGAGCAGGCGTACGGCCGCATCGA
- a CDS encoding DUF7120 family protein: protein MSKVEVSLPDRIDSEIRRLVEQGEFVNQDQAVEELLSMGMSAYDTTTESQEPDQNLFSQAVEDQQDPAARTDTGDDYSF, encoded by the coding sequence ATGTCCAAAGTCGAAGTCTCGTTGCCGGACCGAATCGACAGCGAGATCCGGCGGCTCGTCGAGCAGGGCGAGTTCGTCAACCAAGACCAGGCCGTCGAGGAGCTCCTCTCGATGGGCATGTCGGCGTACGACACGACCACCGAATCGCAGGAACCCGATCAGAACCTCTTCTCGCAGGCCGTCGAGGACCAACAGGATCCCGCGGCGCGGACCGACACCGGCGACGACTACTCGTTCTGA
- a CDS encoding PQQ-dependent sugar dehydrogenase: MNRRQYLSMAGLAASGVVAGCTSRGSSGGGEEPTGTAQNPTGDGGSAGGSGDRVAVETVASGFENPWSLAFVPDDGRLLVTERAGRLNLVDPAGGTVERVEGTPEVDARGQGGLLDVGLHPRFPETRWLYLTYAAARPDGASTTHVGRGRLDPEAASLDGFETLHAAEPFVESAGHYGSRLAFDADERLYVTVGDRQFKDFGPDHTAQDLTTEHGATLRFETDGSVPEDNPFVGDEGARDTIYSYGHRNAQGMTVHPETGALWQSEYGEQDGDELNVVTRGGNYGWPVADEGCTYGGGEPIGVSHSDREDVVAPVYSWPCGSGGFPPGGMTFYTGDAFPDWQGNLFVGGLASQALARFTVDGTETTLAERLLTERGWRVRTVAEEPDTGHLYVAVDAGDAPVVRLTPP, translated from the coding sequence ATGAACAGGCGGCAGTATCTCTCGATGGCGGGGCTGGCGGCGAGCGGTGTCGTCGCCGGCTGCACGAGCCGTGGATCGTCCGGGGGAGGTGAGGAACCGACCGGCACCGCCCAGAACCCGACCGGCGACGGCGGGTCGGCCGGGGGCTCCGGTGACCGGGTCGCCGTCGAGACGGTGGCGTCGGGCTTCGAGAACCCGTGGAGTCTCGCGTTCGTTCCCGACGACGGGCGACTGCTCGTCACGGAGCGAGCGGGACGGCTGAACCTCGTCGACCCGGCCGGGGGAACGGTCGAACGGGTCGAGGGGACGCCCGAGGTGGACGCGCGCGGGCAGGGCGGCCTGCTGGACGTGGGCCTTCATCCGCGGTTCCCCGAGACGCGGTGGCTATATCTGACGTACGCGGCCGCGCGGCCCGACGGGGCGTCGACGACACACGTGGGGCGAGGACGGCTCGACCCCGAGGCCGCCAGTCTCGACGGGTTCGAGACGCTCCACGCCGCCGAACCGTTCGTCGAGTCGGCCGGGCACTACGGCTCGCGGCTCGCGTTCGACGCCGACGAGCGGCTGTACGTGACCGTCGGGGACCGGCAGTTCAAGGACTTCGGGCCGGACCACACCGCACAGGACCTGACGACCGAACACGGCGCGACGCTCCGGTTCGAGACCGACGGGTCGGTTCCCGAGGACAACCCCTTCGTCGGCGACGAGGGGGCGCGGGACACCATCTACAGCTACGGCCACCGGAACGCCCAGGGGATGACCGTCCACCCCGAGACGGGAGCGCTCTGGCAGAGCGAGTACGGCGAACAGGACGGCGACGAACTCAACGTCGTCACCCGCGGGGGGAACTACGGCTGGCCGGTCGCGGACGAGGGGTGTACGTACGGCGGGGGCGAACCCATCGGCGTCTCACACAGCGACCGTGAGGACGTCGTCGCGCCGGTCTACTCGTGGCCCTGCGGGAGCGGCGGGTTCCCGCCCGGCGGGATGACGTTCTACACCGGCGACGCGTTCCCCGACTGGCAGGGGAATCTGTTCGTCGGCGGCCTCGCGTCGCAGGCGCTCGCCCGGTTCACCGTCGACGGGACGGAGACGACGCTGGCCGAACGGCTGCTCACAGAGCGCGGCTGGCGCGTCCGAACCGTCGCGGAGGAGCCCGACACGGGACACCTCTACGTGGCTGTCGACGCGGGCGACGCGCCGGTCGTACGACTCACGCCGCCGTAA